A single window of Bufo bufo chromosome 10, aBufBuf1.1, whole genome shotgun sequence DNA harbors:
- the LOC120980434 gene encoding dispanin subfamily A member 2b-like: METKEYIPTQQAEELLSKSPLNCVGSEGDELLKVEMIPLKETTIQVESTKLTTASEQPPVRDHIIWSIVNTFYMNFCCLGFIALIFSVKSRDQKSAGNSNEARSYGVRARSLNIASSVLTILWFLITVTIIYVNLINLRNTIRGWLGL; encoded by the exons ATGGAAACCAAGGAATATATTCCCACCCAGCAGGCTGAGGAACTTTTATCTAAGTCACCCCTTAATTGTGTTGGCAGTGAAGGTGATGAGTTGCTGAAGGTGGAGATGATCCCTCTGAAAGAGACAACCATTCAAGTTGAGTCCACCaagttgaccacagcatctgagcaacCTCCTGTGAGAGATCACATAATCTGGTCTATAGTTAACACTTTCTACATGAATTTCTGCTGCCTTGGATTTATTGCACTTATCTTTTCTGTCAAG TCTAGGGATCAGAAGTCGGCTGGAAATTCAAATGAAGCCAGAAGCTATGGAGTCAGAGCCCGATCGTTAAATATTGCATCTTCAGTCTTGACCATACTGTGGTTCCTAATCACAGTAACCATCATTTATGTCAATCTCATAAATCTGAGGAACACCATTAGGGGCTGGCTGGGACTGTAA